CAATATGATGGCTGGTATAGGGCATTGGGATGTCCTTGGGTTTTCActgtttagttttatgaatgcTGTCCTGCAATGGTGAACTCTTTCTGTAAGAGAGTTTCATCTTCTATTCCCAGGATTCTGAACTGGAGCAACACCAtcgtcaccaaaaatccaacccTTCGAGACTTGAAGGGCAAGATTTTTGATTTACCTTTGGAGAAGGTACTTtacagtttctttactgtttttttcctgtttcttttcagttttatttatgttgttgttttttggtttttccaattgttttaattttttttcatattatgtttgattatgcTGTTCAGTTGAAGATAAAAAACATGCGTCCTACTGATGAAGAGAGGCAGCAGCTTCAACTTGACGGTATATTTATCGatgaatctattgatgaacGTGGTGTAGCGAAGCAATCCTTCGAGGGTGGGTCATCTTCAAAGAAGTCTGATTCAGCAGATGGTTGTTTTCCAGTTGCTCAACCATTTCCTCTgccacaagttttgcatagtccatgaagtcaaaactttcttcCCCAAATTCCAGTACTCTTGCTTCAATTatatgttgttgatttgttgagtcttctattgttgctgcattgtatttgattggttggaaggcgcttctatgtgtaattaatgaattgtcatttccAAAGAATGTTGCATCgatggttgttgttgggttgttgatgacattcacacacattgggtatgttgtgaagtcggggtctttcagtttgagttgtatgtagaaatgcaggctttgatcatcctttatcctcaatggttggtatccttccttcacttgatatttcagttgcaaaacagtgttttcttggttgcattccAGGGCATCTTTGAGTTTCTGTTGCAAATCTTCATAGTTACAATTGGCAGAAATGTAGTGTCCACtggcttcataattttcataattcattcgatcatcgaattttccattgtagaagactaggaatggaatgtctttcctttcctgtgtttttgcaatggttattagtccgaggcaacgaattttaaaactggttttattatgttatgaaatagagtacaaacttacttctatctctgttcctttgttcaagcatcgtatttcctgtcctgattcctgattttgccatttttttggttgttaataaactacaaagaaacgagaataaaactattaagaaacttcatttaaattttgggaaactaaccatttctcaaactgttctgtcctctatcttttccacaataaattcctgcaaaaaacgtaatgaaactattattaaatgattatgcaACTGTAAACCAACTGAAAAACCACAATTATATCCCCAAAATTACATAGTTCTTACTCattgtcatttttcatcatgtttattcgaatcagatcgatttacaactattataaaactaatttgctaccattaacatacatcttaccttgtatatatgctagctcttggtacttgtcatataacacttcttcatgatttctaaaccattttcaaacgataatgcaactgtaagccaacgcaaaaaaaattaaaaaaaagttattagtaTCCCTTGGTTCCTTAATCAGAATCAGTTCTTGTTTATTGGTTTTACCATATGAATTGCCTGTTGCACACCATTGAATCAACCAGAATGCAACTAAAAATGCTGTGtatcattgttgaaaaaaaaattcagttcatacctttttttttggatttgagggggagctccagatctgttcaatacagatttacattgcttcaatctgaattttcgacgatcgtttgagtgatattgcactataaaaaccgaaatcaaatgttgaatttcagtttctccacggttgtcctgctctttttttaaaaaaatttatgtttagaTCGTTGGATTTGATCGTTTCCTATTGAAATTCGACGGGATTTACAGCTGTTTTACGTTCGATCTGGTTTCATTATGGTTGCGTGGCCGACTGCATCGATGGAGCTTCATTCATCCTCTCCGTTTGTGACGTGCGGCTGAAGGTAAGGgcaagtggtatttttgtaatattttccttttgggctgtacaaatgttcattgggccggcccacagtattgttgtaatatttttccctttttagaatattcctgtttttttccctaaaataattataaagtatgattagaatttatttaacaatttaaataatcatataaatagtaattaaaGCTATTTTCTTTATATGCTTTTTTACAAcaccttttctttttattattagtttaattcaaaACACGTATATATACtacctttttttttgtttcaatgtaaaaaaaaaatcaatataacTATATGTTGGACactaaataaattagaaaattaaaaaaaaaaacaaagaaaagaagaaCATGAATTGTTTGTATTTAAATTTTggtttgacaaaaaaattatttgattagataaAGTTaatagatataaatagaaaaacatgataattaaatatgttaaaaaaaattgatgaactAAAtggataaattttttttaataataatattatgacaACTATTAAAGAGTTAATTGGCAatcttttaaaacaaaattatgaaaaacaatataaatagaacacaataaataaattagaaaattacaaaatatagaaagtaagattaaaaaaaatataataatatttatgtgatatatatacatataaaaaagaatataataaaataaaactaatttataattttttctaaacaatTGATTGGACAAATTATATTAGACTtctccttttatttatttttttttttgctaaatataatatatatgtatagataaaagtaaaaataaattattacctCTTAGTCTATATTAGTTGacatgatttttttaataaataaaataataatcacaTATATTTGTTGTGGCTAtttattttactaaataattgtaaacatgtgttataatattattttaaagaagtttttttttaatatatatattcaggTTTAAAGTTATTTCTAATGacactttaaaaatttatattaagtgtaatttttcccataaaatactttaattttctttttttaaaattaaatatttcatttatgaattaaatacttttattatattaataaaataacattataaaaaaatataaattttaatgtaatttttagtattgtgattattgaaaaaaaaaatagtactaaaatagtattcttttagttttgatttaaaaatactaaatttaagTTTTGGCATTTGAGTTGCTCTAAGTAAAAAATTAGTgagttaattttattataatggCATAGATGTAATAATGCAATAATATTATGTCTAATTATTAAGTATGAATACACTAATATCAAAGGATGACATTTGTCACTAATTTATAGAGAGAGTGTAAAAGAGAGTCTCCTTAGCACCCCTCAAAATTTTATTGAAAACACTccatcaaaagaaaaataatacaatGTAAATTAGCTCTTGCTCATTTTGGCATTTGTAAAAATTTTCTAATCGTCGAATTCTGATCTTATATGTCGTCTTCTCAAATATTGATATTGGTAATAATTTTGTTTAAGCATGCatgattgacacttgattgaatatgttggacACCAATATAATCATTTTTTGAAGATTATGTAGTAAGAATAACTTGGTGAAAATATCTTTGGTTCTATCTCATTTATTATAGTTTGAGTTGAGCAAAACATTTTGAAAAtctgtattttaatatttccagttttattatttaattaaatgtttaattaaatatagaataatgaaactggtactgaaacaGTTGTACTGTAGCTACAGAAGACAATTCTGTAACTCCAGAATaaaccagaaaaacaaacagtgcaaaaaagtaaaaacacacaaggttTTTGTACTTGgcttcaacaatcctttcagatggttactagtccacggggccacgcccagagataagattcattagatcggtatcaaaaatacaaagtaattgacttatgcataaatagactccctcttattgtatgtcgcaagcttgatgtatttcaCCTACTAAccaaatcttgataaaactccaagagctcgaaatcCCTTCgttcaccttgaagagtgcttgaatcctcctgaTTCAAGACTTAAAAagtaatctcccgaaagctttgtaaaccttctcccgaaggttgtatGCTTAAATCATCCTGATGCAAAACttgaaaagcaatctcccgaaagctttgtaaaccttctcccgaaggttgaaTGCTTGAATTCTCCCGATACAAGACTTGAAAAACAATCTCTCGAAAGCTTTGAAAAACCTTCTCCTGAAggttgcactgatgttcttcttcattgtagacttgaatacagactcaagacaatacaaactacaaataaacagagtaagagttgaacagctcttctctacaaaacaaagacactctttccttaagatatgaatacaattttaagtgtatgaaagagatactaaacctagctgctataaggtgtatttataatcaatatacaccTTATTGACAGGTTATacacggtctgaacaagaccccagctcactagaaacttccctaaaataattcttcaatcagcccAGGAATTTTCATTTCTGTACCTAAAGAATCGTGGGTAGTAAGTACAACTTTTCTTTTATAGAATAGGAAAGTTTCGCTCTGgctttctcttcaagaaatctgatctaagaaaatgggaaactcacacaagatcagaatatacagctggttagataagaaTAAATTGTGTAATCAAACTTACtatttttaacttaatttccataaaaaggaaagctagacaactttccttccaagtttggaTACACAAAATAAGGAAACCAAATTAAACATACCAgccgaaaataataataaataataaaatatttttgtcaattaaatatgccaaaaatgaaattaacaatctccccctttggcactttgattggcaaaatattttattatgagaaaacttGCATCAAGCGTTAGAAACtaaagcaaatagctttttaaagataaaagctgtaaagcccgcttagttaatttggaaattagcggttatttatgttaatcaggaaattatttatagccatttaaataatttattatggaattcagatatgcatgagtttgttatcagcagtttttatatttcgcatttccggtgtccggtattttggaacgcggcgtttggctcagtagagatcacaacttagtatgttagtattttggggacgggtttagacattgggaatgtcgggaatggccgggaattttgaatgtcccaaaaatacccctttagtatgattttagtgattttatggtggaggggcaaaatggtctttttgccccattaatgttttgttttatgtgatttattaaatggaaaaataagtgtttattttattaaatgttggctgaaataaatgacttatgtgatttatattaccttttctctcattttcaaacacttagtcatttttgaagaaatttccaaaaacacacacacacacaactctctctctctctttcggccaaaccttgagcagcaaggaggggatttttctccttggattttggctagttgttcatcatctcttagggttcatctcaagctaggttggttcatgtctctactcctttaatttcttgaaaaactatgtgaaaaatgatgatgcatgcatgagtttttgtgagatgtttctgctgtgttttgttgttgatttaagttgtttaaagcatgatttttgatgttaaatgagctgtgttgaaagcatattagttagattgttcaagcttttaaattatatgtgaaaataggtGATTTTGTGAGAAAAATGCTTTGCTTAgtttctgtgttattgctggatgttattgttagtttgcagaggtgttttaatgcttagttaagtagaattaactaggctagggtgcatgctagtgggtttaaccaagtttgagttcttgaactcaaagcttggtcttcaatggtgaaatttgcttgtgaggtttctgggtaggtttgaggccttggaatggtcatttgggacctatagaggaggtctggaaagtttgggaccatttgggttcgaattggtcaagttatgggaatttttttggttgctgcctgcgaggaaccggaattccggttgagcatccggaattccggatgggggttcagattttcccgagccgaattcggttgggcaaccggacttccggatgggggatttttcagaaccctagttttcctcgtttttgggtttttaggggtattgccatgctttttatcgatagggaaacttttagtttcgagttttaatccccgggaagtgatttagcgtgtcacttatagcgttgtgatttttatggtttaggagccgatgtccgccgttcggcttcggttccggtcgggttgaccagcACACGAAatcgaatccgtgtaagattagtataacggtatgcatatgtagattacatgtttagcgtgcatgtaggaagcccgttagattacattagatatgtatttaggcttcgaaccacccaaccccgtcacgtcggtacgagtggagtatgaccgacggcggagtatgaccggtttgaccgatcagccgacacttggttggtggttccgtgctattgacgtatcccgtcggtacagccggagtatgaccaagaatgagtatgaccggctcgaccgatcgggaggatatagtaacacgtcggtacagccggagtatgaccaagaatggagtatgaccggttcgaccgatcaggttgttacgtgtcaatagtaccgtcccctgaacgttcaaaactcagtaccatgttggacatggcagtagtgctcagtaccatgttggacatggcagtagcgggactcagtatcgtgttggacacggcagtcagttttatgtatgatattattatgcttttcttactgagtctgtcgactcacagtttatgtgcatgtgtaggtaaaggcaaggcagttgctgatggaccgtgagcgagcttatgagattgtacatgtcggggcggttaggcctggagcgtacgatcctcgggacagcacggctgagattttgtaattgtcgttagacgactttattttgatgtaaaagttgaacagtaaaaacgtttgtaaatatttttataaatcgggatcccgagacttttttttgtaaaatggtttataagttcaatgaaaaagcaaaattttaattaatcacgtttttccataaacctcgttgattagcaacgagctgcacagtacgtttaaaaatcacgtaatacgcctaagatagttagggtgttacaaaagcATATAGAAAATACTCTCCCTGCATGAAAgcactctaacacataaaacaaagaacttttttggacggaaaagcttacAAACCAAAAACAAAGtaactttttaaacggaaaagtgcACAAACCACAAacaaaacaactccccctaaaacaaggatccagagttgtaacacataatccaaaaataattactactccccctttttttctatcaaggagccaaagataacaaaaaaacACGAACAAAGTCATAATAGTTCAATCACACATAAATAAAAAGCAAGAGATAAAAAATggaccacttattcatcatcattggatCGAAAGAATTTCATGATGCTACCCATCCTCCTGAGAAGTAAGGCTTAacttgtctccattcttcccaaacgcaagttgaattcAGCCATTTCTGTAGAAGCAAAAGTGGATGCAGATGCAACAGCAGGTTCATCAGTAACACCAGGAGAAGCAGACCAAGCCTTTTTCTTAACAAATTTTCCTTGAGAAGGTTTCTTTGGAACtttgaaagtggttccaacagcaggcatttcaatggattcattctcaagaatcaattcctcttggTCAGATAAAATCTTATAAATTAAATGAGGAAAGAtaagattgagcctaggtttcttgTCATTTCTAAGAGAaacaatttgctcccaaattATGTTAGCCAAATaaattttagcaccaattgaaactttatacaaaaagaaggcaatttcatttgaaacatttactAGATTggagcaccattcgaagaaTTAGACTTCGACAATGAGTGATTGGATGAATGTGATTCATCATGATCATCAAACCCAGGAGTTGAAGTAGCAATTGGAGAGCCAAT
This Cannabis sativa cultivar Pink pepper isolate KNU-18-1 chromosome 6, ASM2916894v1, whole genome shotgun sequence DNA region includes the following protein-coding sequences:
- the LOC133038801 gene encoding uncharacterized protein LOC133038801, with product MVNSFCKRVSSSIPRILNWSNTIVTKNPTLRDLKGKIFDLPLEKLKIKNMRPTDEERQQLQLDGIFIDESIDERGVAKQSFEGGSSSKKSDSADGCFPVAQPFPLPQVLHSP